The Terriglobia bacterium genome window below encodes:
- the plsX gene encoding phosphate acyltransferase PlsX translates to MRAIAVDAMGSDTAPLPEVEGAIQAAQVGQAEVLLVGPQDLLNQELTKRGASNLKIEVVHASEAVTMEDAAAKAFRRKRDSSIRVAARLVRDGKAAGLISAGNTGAVMTTAKILLGTLEGVDRPALAQVFPSSKNGKASVLLDVGANVDCKPLHLEQFAVMGEIYYRVIFGAERPRVGLLSNGSESHKGNEVTREALARLNELSLNFVGNVEGRDLFNGRVEVIVADGFIGNVALKISEGIVDTVSSLLKESLSSTFSSKMGYLLSRKAFGRMKKRLDYSEYGGAPLLGVKGVCIICHGGSNANAIKNAIRVAAEFSEGRVNEKIERELALASLSGN, encoded by the coding sequence ATGCGTGCGATTGCTGTTGATGCAATGGGATCGGACACGGCGCCTCTGCCTGAAGTCGAGGGTGCGATTCAGGCGGCGCAGGTCGGACAGGCGGAAGTCCTTCTGGTCGGCCCCCAGGATTTGCTGAATCAGGAACTGACGAAACGAGGGGCGAGCAATCTCAAAATCGAGGTCGTCCATGCCTCTGAGGCCGTCACCATGGAGGATGCGGCCGCCAAGGCTTTCCGTCGCAAACGGGACTCCTCGATCCGCGTAGCAGCGCGGCTGGTGCGTGATGGAAAGGCAGCCGGTCTGATCAGCGCCGGGAACACGGGCGCCGTGATGACCACGGCGAAAATCCTGCTGGGAACACTGGAAGGAGTGGACCGGCCCGCGCTGGCCCAGGTTTTCCCCTCTTCGAAAAATGGGAAGGCTTCCGTCCTGCTGGACGTGGGTGCGAATGTGGATTGCAAGCCGCTGCACCTTGAGCAGTTCGCCGTGATGGGTGAAATTTATTACCGCGTGATTTTCGGCGCTGAGCGGCCACGGGTGGGGCTGCTCTCAAACGGCTCGGAATCTCATAAGGGTAACGAAGTAACGCGCGAAGCGCTGGCGCGCCTGAACGAATTGAGTCTGAACTTCGTCGGCAACGTGGAGGGAAGGGACCTGTTTAACGGCCGCGTCGAGGTGATTGTTGCCGATGGTTTCATCGGCAATGTCGCGCTGAAAATCAGCGAAGGGATCGTCGATACGGTTTCAAGCCTTTTGAAAGAGTCGCTATCGAGCACCTTTTCGTCGAAAATGGGTTACCTGCTTTCGCGAAAGGCCTTCGGCCGGATGAAAAAGCGGCTGGATTACTCCGAATATGGAGGGGCGCCGCTGCTGGGTGTCAAGGGAGTTTGCATCATCTGCCACGGCGGGTCTAACGCCAACGCCATCAAGAACGCCATTCGCGTGGCTGCAGAATTTTCCGAAGGCCGCGTGAACGAAAAAATTGAGCGCGAACTGGCCCTCGCCTCGCTCAGCGGGAATTAA
- the rpmF gene encoding 50S ribosomal protein L32, producing the protein MANPKRRHSKARRNRRRAHDHLKRRSLSECPNCHESKLPHQACPRCGHYNGREAMLVDEAA; encoded by the coding sequence ATGGCAAATCCGAAACGGCGACATTCAAAGGCGCGGCGCAACCGGCGGCGCGCCCATGACCACCTGAAGCGGCGGTCTCTTTCTGAGTGCCCCAACTGTCATGAATCGAAATTACCCCACCAGGCATGCCCGCGTTGCGGCCACTACAACGGACGGGAAGCAATGCTGGTGGACGAAGCGGCGTAA
- a CDS encoding DUF177 domain-containing protein yields MLISLRELELHRVTVSETYLPGALDFQETKFRQAGPLTVNAEAELAGKEIRVRGHISGALEAACDRCLEKIQIPVEIDFDLPYRPMEEIAREEELEIGEDELKIGYFSGDGVNLAEVVREQALLSVPMKVVCRPDCRGICPACGVNRNARECGCSAQHEDSPFAFLKKIQVS; encoded by the coding sequence GTGCTTATTAGTCTCCGCGAGCTGGAGCTTCACCGCGTAACGGTATCAGAGACCTACTTGCCGGGGGCCCTGGATTTTCAGGAGACTAAGTTCCGGCAGGCCGGGCCTTTGACGGTAAACGCCGAAGCCGAGCTCGCCGGGAAGGAAATTCGAGTTCGCGGGCATATCTCCGGAGCTCTGGAAGCCGCCTGCGACCGGTGCCTTGAGAAAATCCAGATACCTGTGGAAATCGATTTCGATCTGCCCTATCGGCCGATGGAAGAAATCGCGCGGGAAGAAGAGCTCGAAATTGGGGAAGACGAATTGAAGATCGGCTACTTTTCGGGCGACGGCGTCAATCTGGCCGAAGTGGTAAGGGAGCAGGCCCTCTTGTCTGTCCCTATGAAAGTGGTTTGCCGGCCTGACTGCCGTGGGATCTGTCCGGCGTGCGGCGTGAACCGCAATGCCAGGGAATGCGGTTGTTCTGCGCAGCACGAAGATTCACCCTTTGCTTTCTTGAAGAAAATACAGGTCAGCTAA
- a CDS encoding O-antigen ligase family protein, protein MEKINSLVSPVCAESQRNRLAHWASVFFSLSVLTYLVSIAITQAFLAVAGLLYAVHLLRTRPRIAFPPVKLPMLLFCIFTVVSVFWATNTAVGWFAVRKLVLFLIILLAVNLIASSRQIVWLWKGLFVESAIVALIAAGQFVNQYRTVRMEHPHHVYPYMISNRITGLMGDWMNFGGQQMLVFIVLASFLLFGLRARRRWWAVAIIVAISIALNLTRGVWLGCFFALVYLLWRWKPWWVLALPALAVVIYVFAPRMVHQRLWLALHPSRDPALSIRFEMWQAGLNMIRAHPWVGVGPDNIPQMYDLYLPPGRAPAAGFHDHLHDNFIQLAAERGLPCLAAWIWFMAALFWQMWKVRRRCRAGRWLIDGAIAGWVAFVVEGFFEFNFGTSPVLMVFLFVVSTPFVVEQLETAAGEDPSVY, encoded by the coding sequence GTGGAAAAGATTAACAGCCTTGTCAGTCCTGTGTGCGCCGAGTCCCAGCGGAACAGACTCGCCCACTGGGCATCGGTCTTCTTCAGCCTTTCAGTGCTCACCTATCTGGTTTCCATCGCCATCACCCAGGCTTTTCTGGCCGTTGCGGGGCTCCTTTATGCCGTGCATCTGCTTCGCACCCGCCCCCGCATCGCCTTTCCGCCCGTCAAGCTGCCCATGCTGCTGTTCTGCATTTTTACCGTGGTCTCCGTTTTCTGGGCCACAAATACGGCCGTCGGCTGGTTTGCGGTCAGGAAGCTGGTCTTGTTCCTGATCATCCTGCTGGCGGTGAACCTGATCGCGAGCAGCCGGCAGATAGTCTGGCTGTGGAAGGGCCTATTTGTTGAATCCGCGATCGTCGCGCTGATTGCGGCGGGGCAGTTCGTCAATCAATACCGCACCGTCCGAATGGAACATCCGCATCACGTTTACCCCTATATGATCTCGAACCGCATTACGGGGCTGATGGGTGACTGGATGAACTTCGGCGGTCAACAGATGCTGGTGTTTATCGTTCTGGCGTCTTTTCTATTATTTGGTTTGAGGGCGCGGCGAAGATGGTGGGCGGTAGCCATCATCGTGGCCATTTCTATCGCCCTCAACCTGACGCGGGGAGTCTGGCTGGGATGCTTCTTCGCCCTCGTGTATCTCCTGTGGCGGTGGAAGCCCTGGTGGGTCTTGGCCCTGCCCGCGCTTGCTGTGGTGATTTACGTTTTTGCCCCGCGCATGGTGCACCAGCGTCTCTGGCTGGCTCTCCATCCCTCCCGCGATCCGGCGCTTTCCATCCGGTTTGAGATGTGGCAGGCCGGACTGAACATGATCAGGGCCCATCCCTGGGTGGGCGTGGGACCGGACAACATTCCGCAGATGTATGATCTCTACCTTCCTCCCGGGCGGGCGCCCGCGGCGGGTTTCCATGACCACCTGCACGACAACTTCATCCAGTTGGCGGCGGAACGGGGACTTCCTTGCCTCGCGGCATGGATTTGGTTTATGGCGGCCCTCTTTTGGCAAATGTGGAAAGTCCGTCGCCGATGCCGCGCCGGCCGGTGGCTGATTGACGGAGCAATCGCCGGCTGGGTGGCTTTTGTGGTGGAAGGATTTTTTGAATTCAATTTCGGCACTTCCCCCGTCTTGATGGTTTTTCTGTTCGTCGTCTCAACACCTTTCGTGGTGGAACAGCTCGAGACCGCAGCCGGCGAAGACCCTTCGGTGTACTGA
- a CDS encoding lipid II flippase MurJ: protein MTAKRQMFRSSVVVGVFSFLGSLTGILVETSIAAHLGLSKSSDTFYAAFTIPYIITNLLRVTGQFSLVPFFSSLATGHSARELWGGFSYATNVVLLGLAGISALGALASPLLITGIAPGFTPQETSVAIQLSRWLFLILAPAGIAEVIRSLLFSQRRFVVAASGNFFRNLTVIAFVAFDFRRHGFYSIVLGYVAGHLIQLGIFAAYLLTAFPVRYSLTLKGSGESFRNLRGAGTVQMTTALARQGLVVVERIIASFLPPGMLTALGYGVKIMSTLSDLLAGSVGTASLPTLSRAFARKESEEVRSGLRHAIEITLLLISPAVVLCLILSPNIIRLIFERGNFTLDATILMGQVLFYYSLSLPFLAGLRILNFYLFARNEATAFFYIATVQVGLNLVLDIIFVVVFHWTTAGIPLALLTSLAACCSMAYARNLGSVRESLDSSLAAYALKILTASALAALPVWVLRVSLAAPMAGIRNFIFLCEACGSGVLTFFVTLLVLRVVKLSQIGSLLKQAES from the coding sequence ATGACTGCCAAGCGCCAAATGTTTCGCAGTTCGGTGGTGGTGGGTGTTTTTTCCTTCCTCGGCAGCCTGACCGGCATCCTGGTGGAAACCAGCATCGCCGCCCACCTGGGCCTTTCAAAAAGCTCTGACACGTTTTACGCTGCCTTCACAATTCCGTACATCATCACTAATCTGCTGCGGGTGACGGGGCAGTTCTCGCTGGTCCCTTTTTTTTCATCGCTTGCGACCGGCCATTCCGCCCGGGAACTATGGGGAGGATTCAGCTACGCCACAAACGTTGTTCTTCTGGGCCTGGCCGGGATTTCCGCGCTTGGCGCGCTGGCTTCGCCATTGCTGATTACGGGGATTGCGCCCGGTTTCACGCCGCAGGAAACCTCTGTCGCCATCCAGTTGTCCCGTTGGCTTTTTCTGATTCTGGCTCCGGCTGGAATAGCGGAGGTCATCCGCTCGCTCCTTTTCAGTCAGCGCCGTTTTGTGGTGGCGGCTTCGGGGAACTTTTTCAGAAATCTCACGGTTATCGCCTTCGTGGCTTTCGATTTTCGGCGCCACGGGTTTTACAGCATCGTACTCGGGTACGTGGCTGGCCATTTGATCCAACTGGGGATTTTCGCGGCCTACCTTCTCACCGCCTTTCCCGTGCGTTACTCGCTGACGCTGAAGGGCTCGGGCGAGTCGTTTCGGAACCTGCGCGGCGCCGGCACGGTGCAAATGACGACCGCGCTTGCACGGCAAGGGCTGGTAGTGGTCGAACGGATAATCGCTTCATTCCTGCCGCCGGGAATGCTGACCGCGCTCGGCTATGGCGTAAAGATCATGTCCACCCTGTCAGACCTCCTGGCCGGTAGCGTGGGCACGGCGTCCCTTCCAACGCTCTCCCGGGCGTTTGCGCGCAAAGAGAGCGAGGAAGTTCGCAGCGGACTCCGCCACGCTATTGAAATAACGCTACTGTTGATTTCTCCCGCTGTCGTGCTCTGCTTGATACTCTCTCCGAACATCATCCGCCTGATCTTCGAGCGGGGCAACTTCACTCTCGACGCAACGATATTGATGGGCCAGGTGCTTTTCTATTACAGTCTGAGCCTTCCGTTTCTTGCGGGCCTCCGAATTCTGAATTTCTATCTCTTCGCAAGAAATGAAGCGACGGCTTTTTTTTATATAGCGACCGTTCAGGTTGGCCTGAACCTGGTGCTGGACATTATCTTTGTGGTTGTATTCCATTGGACCACGGCCGGGATACCGCTGGCCCTGTTGACCAGTCTCGCCGCCTGCTGCTCAATGGCCTACGCGCGCAACCTGGGAAGCGTCAGGGAAAGCCTGGATAGCTCGCTTGCGGCCTACGCGCTCAAGATTCTGACAGCCTCTGCCCTGGCGGCGCTTCCTGTGTGGGTCCTCCGCGTCAGTTTGGCCGCTCCGATGGCGGGGATAAGAAATTTCATTTTTTTGTGCGAGGCGTGCGGGTCCGGTGTACTGACCTTCTTTGTTACACTTCTCGTCCTGCGAGTCGTTAAACTTTCCCAGATTGGCTCGCTCCTGAAACAGGCGGAAAGCTAA
- a CDS encoding FkbM family methyltransferase produces the protein MIVPRLIKAIVPLHARQALRRMAVRARIRGKPFPFSVSPPQSETALDCVVAYNRYGAYCVPISGLRSFAALHVLAGDVWEAATLDFIAAHNDGGDIVHAGAFFGDFLPALARVTGPGGTVWAFEPHPESYRCAQITIDLNQLTNVELVNAGLGEQPGAAELVTHDRRGSGLGGTSTMFPSDSDALHAEGMRSQEVRIVTIDGTVPEHQRISVIHLDVEGYEERALTGALRTIHRCRPVLLVETPPCNTWVSEHLRPLGYRISDTVLGNTILRSD, from the coding sequence ATGATCGTACCTCGCCTGATCAAAGCTATCGTTCCGTTACACGCCCGACAGGCCTTGCGCCGGATGGCCGTGCGTGCCCGCATCCGCGGAAAACCGTTTCCGTTTTCCGTTTCTCCCCCGCAATCCGAGACGGCTCTGGATTGCGTCGTCGCCTACAACAGATATGGCGCTTACTGCGTGCCGATTTCGGGCTTGCGCAGTTTCGCGGCCTTGCACGTGCTTGCTGGAGATGTGTGGGAGGCCGCCACACTCGATTTCATAGCAGCTCACAACGATGGCGGGGACATCGTACACGCGGGCGCATTCTTCGGCGATTTTCTGCCTGCCCTGGCCCGTGTAACGGGTCCCGGCGGCACGGTCTGGGCGTTTGAACCTCACCCTGAGAGTTATCGGTGCGCACAAATCACGATAGACCTCAACCAACTGACCAACGTCGAATTGGTCAATGCAGGACTGGGCGAGCAGCCGGGTGCGGCGGAACTTGTCACGCACGACCGGAGGGGGTCCGGGCTGGGGGGTACCAGCACGATGTTTCCTTCTGATTCAGACGCTCTCCATGCGGAAGGAATGCGCAGCCAGGAAGTCCGGATCGTAACCATCGACGGGACTGTTCCTGAGCATCAGCGAATTTCCGTGATCCACCTGGACGTGGAGGGTTATGAGGAGCGTGCTCTCACTGGCGCCTTGCGCACCATCCACCGATGCCGTCCGGTCCTTCTGGTGGAGACGCCCCCGTGCAATACCTGGGTGTCTGAACATTTGCGGCCGCTTGGCTACCGGATTTCAGACACGGTGCTGGGAAACACCATTCTGCGTTCCGACTGA
- a CDS encoding glycosyltransferase, which produces MFQAGTLGVPQALAKAARHLRVLVVTNLWPTDADPSYGAAIQAQMKSLGGLGVDYDVLFVNGRESVVNYIRGIFEVRRRVAAEPYDLIYAHFGLSGWVARFQWDVPVVVKFMGDDVLGEFDRHGRITLKGRVFQISSFILGRLVEGVIVISDAMKRRLRLKAAQVVRVGVNLDLFRPMDRMEARRALHLNPAKKYVLFPCDPKIERKRFDLVQEAVQRARPEVPEIEILQVIGVPQERMPLYFNAADVLVIASECESGPNTVKEAMAVNLPVIAVDVGDVVKTIGDAEGNFIVPRNAVSVAEKLVHVCRHSIISRGRERLAPHSIQGMAEKVVAVFDDVLRRQAGGRHSNSNKLAI; this is translated from the coding sequence ATGTTCCAAGCGGGAACTTTAGGCGTTCCGCAGGCCCTTGCCAAGGCCGCGCGCCATCTTCGTGTTCTGGTCGTAACCAACCTCTGGCCAACCGATGCCGATCCAAGCTACGGGGCGGCGATTCAGGCGCAGATGAAATCTTTGGGTGGTCTCGGCGTGGACTATGACGTGCTCTTCGTCAACGGCCGCGAGTCCGTAGTCAATTACATTCGAGGCATTTTCGAGGTGCGGCGTCGCGTCGCGGCTGAACCCTATGACTTGATTTACGCGCATTTCGGGCTGTCAGGCTGGGTCGCCCGGTTCCAATGGGATGTCCCGGTCGTGGTGAAATTCATGGGTGACGATGTCCTGGGCGAGTTCGATCGGCATGGCCGTATCACGCTAAAGGGGCGGGTCTTCCAAATCTCCAGCTTTATCCTGGGGCGCCTCGTCGAGGGCGTGATTGTGATTAGCGACGCGATGAAACGCCGCCTGCGGCTTAAGGCCGCACAAGTTGTCAGGGTGGGAGTAAATCTGGATCTTTTCAGGCCAATGGACCGCATGGAAGCTCGTAGAGCACTGCATCTGAATCCAGCCAAAAAGTACGTCCTATTCCCTTGTGATCCAAAGATTGAGAGAAAGCGCTTCGACCTGGTCCAGGAAGCCGTGCAGCGAGCGCGACCTGAAGTTCCGGAAATCGAAATCCTGCAAGTTATCGGCGTTCCCCAGGAGCGCATGCCCCTCTATTTCAATGCCGCGGATGTGCTGGTGATTGCTTCGGAATGCGAGAGCGGGCCGAATACCGTTAAGGAGGCGATGGCGGTCAACCTGCCTGTCATCGCGGTTGATGTAGGGGACGTTGTCAAGACGATTGGAGACGCCGAGGGTAATTTCATCGTGCCGCGAAACGCGGTTTCGGTGGCTGAAAAGCTTGTCCATGTGTGCCGCCACTCGATCATCAGCCGCGGCCGGGAACGTCTGGCGCCACATTCCATCCAGGGTATGGCGGAGAAGGTCGTCGCCGTTTTCGACGATGTTCTCCGGCGGCAGGCCGGAGGACGCCATTCGAATAGCAATAAGCTGGCGATCTAG
- a CDS encoding NAD-dependent epimerase/dehydratase family protein, translating into MRILVLGGDGYCGWPTSCYLSGRGHEVGIVDNFIRRLWDHELGTPTLTPIRTLEERTRTWKDVSGKSIQIFVGDLTNYSFLSEAVKEFNPEAIVHFGEQRSAPYSMIDREHAVFTQVNNVVGTLNVLFAMKDHVPGCHLVKLGTMGEYGTPNIDIEEGFLEIHHNGRKDLLPYPKQPGSFYHLSKVHDSHNIMFACKIWGLRSTDLNQGVVYGTLTEELDRDEALINRFDYDEVFGTVLNRFCVQAAIGHPLTVYGAGGQTRGFLDIRDTVRCVEIACLNSPAPGEYRVFNQFTEQFSVLDLAQLVKEAGEKLGLEVKIRHLEDPRVEAEQHYYNARHTKLMDLGLRPHLLSKALLDSLLQVALKYRDRADEKAIMPHVNWRRTHNLARTDAWEVAAPSSSARSGD; encoded by the coding sequence ATGCGAATACTGGTTCTGGGAGGTGACGGGTACTGCGGATGGCCGACCTCGTGCTACTTATCGGGCCGGGGACACGAAGTCGGTATCGTGGATAATTTTATTCGTCGCCTTTGGGACCACGAGCTTGGCACGCCTACCCTTACCCCCATCCGTACCCTTGAGGAGCGTACCCGGACGTGGAAAGATGTTTCCGGAAAGTCGATCCAGATATTTGTGGGCGACCTCACAAACTACAGCTTCCTAAGCGAAGCGGTAAAGGAGTTTAACCCCGAGGCCATCGTCCATTTCGGTGAGCAACGGTCTGCCCCCTACTCGATGATCGACCGGGAGCACGCAGTCTTTACACAGGTTAATAATGTTGTCGGCACACTGAATGTACTCTTCGCGATGAAGGACCATGTCCCTGGCTGCCACCTTGTGAAACTGGGGACGATGGGCGAGTACGGGACCCCCAATATTGATATCGAGGAAGGCTTTCTTGAGATTCATCACAACGGCCGCAAAGACCTTCTGCCGTATCCGAAACAGCCCGGTTCCTTTTATCATCTTTCCAAAGTTCACGATAGCCACAACATCATGTTTGCCTGCAAGATCTGGGGTCTGCGCTCGACGGACCTCAACCAGGGCGTGGTCTACGGGACTCTGACCGAAGAACTCGATCGTGATGAGGCGCTGATCAACCGCTTCGACTATGACGAAGTCTTCGGGACCGTCCTGAACCGTTTTTGCGTGCAAGCCGCAATTGGGCATCCCCTGACTGTATATGGCGCGGGTGGCCAGACACGCGGTTTTCTTGATATTCGTGACACGGTCCGCTGCGTTGAAATCGCCTGCCTGAACTCGCCGGCGCCCGGCGAATATCGTGTGTTTAACCAGTTTACGGAGCAGTTTTCGGTCCTCGATCTGGCACAACTGGTTAAGGAGGCCGGAGAAAAGCTGGGGTTGGAGGTGAAGATCCGGCATCTTGAAGATCCCAGGGTAGAAGCAGAACAACACTATTACAACGCCCGGCACACCAAGCTCATGGATCTTGGGCTTCGGCCGCATCTGCTCTCCAAAGCCCTCTTGGACTCCCTGCTGCAGGTCGCCCTCAAGTACCGTGACCGGGCTGACGAGAAGGCCATCATGCCACATGTGAACTGGAGGCGAACCCACAACCTCGCCCGGACAGATGCCTGGGAGGTTGCAGCCCCTTCATCGAGTGCTCGATCTGGCGACTAA
- a CDS encoding IPT/TIG domain-containing protein has protein sequence MPPSISFLDTQANILGTVGLPDFVQAMLPAATPVTSTYLPGARLNNSGSLVYVPLAHGFDIYDVHHGNLRERISLTEQMSNGGGTLGDLVNRIVHSMAIDETGERLFLITHKGLTVAQLDSAPLSVGSVTPSSGAAGTQVTVRGSGFVQGATTSANGTSAAVSYVDGSTLNLTLPSLPAGAVQIKITNPDGQSYTLDDAYTVQ, from the coding sequence TTGCCACCCTCAATCAGTTTCCTTGACACGCAGGCAAACATTCTGGGGACAGTTGGCCTGCCGGATTTTGTGCAGGCGATGCTGCCTGCCGCTACCCCCGTCACCTCCACTTACCTGCCGGGCGCTCGCCTCAACAACTCCGGCAGCCTGGTCTATGTTCCCCTCGCTCATGGATTCGATATTTACGATGTCCATCATGGGAACCTGCGGGAACGCATTTCTCTAACTGAACAGATGTCCAACGGCGGAGGAACGCTGGGGGACCTCGTCAATAGAATTGTCCACAGCATGGCCATTGATGAGACAGGCGAACGACTATTTCTGATCACCCACAAGGGGCTCACCGTAGCCCAACTGGACTCGGCCCCTCTTTCGGTCGGGAGCGTAACGCCCTCGTCGGGCGCCGCAGGAACGCAGGTGACGGTTCGTGGAAGCGGCTTCGTTCAGGGAGCCACCACGAGCGCAAATGGAACGTCCGCTGCCGTCAGCTATGTGGATGGTAGCACTCTCAACCTCACACTGCCCTCGCTGCCGGCAGGAGCGGTCCAGATCAAGATCACGAACCCGGACGGACAGAGTTACACGCTCGACGACGCGTACACCGTCCAATGA
- a CDS encoding transposase, with translation MGRRVTLGGMSRLGRLVLSDRFFFVSCRLARDCGPLSEPEFEQLARVVSERRNEHGFLLTAWVFLPGHWHAIIFPRHPLTISRVMEAIKVGSTLRVNGSRKRTGRLWQGRFFDRALRAVREYNAKVEYIHLNPVKAGLVRRAEDWPWSSAREYSGSIQETATRHPFLPIDRVLLPSEGRTRI, from the coding sequence ATGGGGCGGCGCGTTACGCTGGGCGGCATGTCGCGTCTTGGCCGCCTGGTATTGTCGGACCGCTTTTTCTTTGTCTCTTGCCGGCTGGCCCGGGATTGCGGGCCGCTCAGCGAACCTGAATTCGAGCAACTGGCCCGAGTGGTGAGTGAGCGCCGGAACGAGCACGGGTTCCTTTTGACGGCGTGGGTGTTTCTTCCCGGCCACTGGCACGCGATCATTTTCCCGCGTCATCCGCTGACCATCTCGCGGGTGATGGAAGCCATCAAGGTCGGCTCGACGCTGCGAGTCAACGGGAGCCGAAAGCGAACGGGCCGACTCTGGCAGGGGCGATTCTTCGACCGCGCTTTACGCGCCGTGCGGGAATACAACGCGAAGGTCGAGTACATTCACCTGAATCCGGTAAAGGCGGGGCTGGTTCGGCGAGCGGAAGATTGGCCGTGGTCAAGCGCACGGGAATATTCGGGGTCAATTCAGGAAACTGCCACGCGCCATCCCTTCCTCCCAATCGACCGCGTGTTGCTGCCGTCGGAAGGAAGAACTCGCATCTGA
- a CDS encoding c-type cytochrome translates to MTLLRTLAATVLVFGSIAYAVTLSFAASTPNGGDIFREKCSMCHGIDGTGYSAIKTPNFTDAKWQAAHSDKELMNAIENGVKGTAMVSFKDKLSQQEMKAVLKYIRSLGAAKK, encoded by the coding sequence ATGACGCTTCTTCGTACACTTGCTGCCACTGTTTTAGTGTTTGGATCAATTGCGTATGCGGTTACGTTGTCGTTTGCTGCCAGCACTCCCAACGGCGGCGATATTTTCAGGGAAAAATGCTCGATGTGCCACGGGATTGACGGCACAGGCTACTCCGCCATCAAGACCCCCAATTTTACGGATGCCAAATGGCAGGCGGCGCATTCCGATAAGGAACTGATGAACGCCATCGAAAACGGCGTTAAGGGCACGGCGATGGTTTCCTTCAAGGACAAGCTCAGCCAGCAGGAAATGAAGGCTGTACTGAAGTATATCCGTTCGCTCGGCGCCGCAAAGAAGTAG
- a CDS encoding dihydrofolate reductase family protein yields MAKLVYELNQSLDGYVDHMKMGPPRPTLFRHFIERVRGLTGMVYGRRMYEVMRYWDDDLPDWDAEERDYAAAWRSQPKWVVSRSLKSVGPNATLVGNDIEAVIRGLKARLAGEIEVAGPNLAGSLTDLGLIDEYRLYLHPIVLGRGKPFFAGPRPPLRLVASDLIAEDVIRLTYVPA; encoded by the coding sequence ATGGCAAAGCTCGTGTATGAATTGAACCAGTCCCTGGACGGCTACGTCGACCACATGAAAATGGGGCCGCCCCGTCCAACTCTCTTTCGTCATTTCATAGAGCGGGTGCGCGGTCTGACGGGCATGGTGTACGGTCGCCGCATGTACGAGGTAATGCGTTATTGGGACGATGACCTTCCGGATTGGGACGCGGAGGAACGCGACTACGCGGCGGCGTGGCGGAGCCAGCCGAAGTGGGTTGTGTCGCGCTCGTTGAAGTCGGTCGGCCCCAACGCCACACTTGTCGGGAATGACATCGAGGCGGTGATACGCGGGTTGAAGGCCCGGCTAGCTGGGGAGATTGAAGTTGCCGGGCCAAACTTGGCAGGAAGCCTAACCGACCTTGGTCTTATTGATGAGTATCGGCTCTACCTCCACCCCATCGTGCTTGGTCGTGGCAAGCCATTCTTTGCAGGCCCCCGGCCGCCGCTCCGCCTTGTGGCCAGTGATCTGATTGCCGAGGACGTGATTAGGTTGACGTACGTTCCTGCTTAA